Sequence from the Candidatus Binatia bacterium genome:
GAATCGGTCGGCCTCGCGGTGGTCGGCGCGGCTGGCGTCGCCGCATCGATCGCGGCTTCGGACCAGAGCTACCACGGCACCTATCATACGCCGCACGGCAGCTACCGTTATCACGAGCACTACGAGGATCCGGGCGTCGCCATTGCCGGAAGCGCGCTGTCGGCCGGTGCAGCCGGAGCGGGAATCTACGCGGTGCAGCGGTCGCTCGATGCGACGCTCGCCGGAATCGGGCAGACGATCCTGCAGACGACAACGCTCGATCCAGGCCGCTCGGTGGGCGGGCGCGTCGTCATCGCCAAATCGCAAAGCAACTACTACCCGCAGGACGTCACCGTGATCGTCGACTGGAACGGCGAGCAGTACGCGTTCCCGTTCCGCGTCGAAAAACAATCCTGAGCCGCTGCGGCTGCACGGGCCTGCGTGCTCAGCGCAGGCCCGGCGGCGCGCGCAGCGTTTCCTCGACAGTCCATCCCGGCGCTCGGGTCTTGTCCTTGAGTGCGCGGATCGAGCACGTGAAGCGACCCGACGAAGTTCGCAGTCGCTCGGCGCGCACGCGCAGCGAAACGATCGGCGACAGCGATGCGGCGTCGTCGGATTTTTCGGTGAGGAAGACGACGGCGCTGCAATGCTTGCGCGCAAGGCCGAGAAGACGGCTGACCAGCGCAGAAGAAATCGACGCGCGGGCGCCGAGGTCGAGCATCACCAGCGCGAAGGCCCCCGAGCGCAGCAGCTTGTCGGCGGCGCGCGCCGCGCACGCGGCATCGGTCGTGCGCACGACGACGAGCGCGGCAAGATCGATGCCGCACGCATCGAAATCCGGCGGAAAGAACGTGGAGGCGCGCGCGCTGATCCACGCGACGGGCTCTCCTGCCTGCTGGGCCTTCCACATCAGGCTTGCGGCGGCGCTGAGCGCGGCGCTGCCGGCGTCGCGCAGCGGGGAGATGTCCCAGATGTTGGCCATCGCGGGCGGGTTCTTGGGGATTTGGTTGGGGATTTGTCGGGGGATTTGCGCGGGCCGCAGCAGGGCTTCGCCGCCGCAGGTGAGCTCGACGAGGCGGCCGGCCAGGACG
This genomic interval carries:
- a CDS encoding recombinase A yields the protein MANIWDISPLRDAGSAALSAAASLMWKAQQAGEPVAWISARASTFFPPDFDACGIDLAALVVVRTTDAACAARAADKLLRSGAFALVMLDLGARASISSALVSRLLGLARKHCSAVVFLTEKSDDAASLSPIVSLRVRAERLRTSSGRFTCSIRALKDKTRAPGWTVEETLRAPPGLR